The proteins below are encoded in one region of Bdellovibrio bacteriovorus:
- a CDS encoding nuclear transport factor 2 family protein, which translates to MSTHPSSMQTPEVETVRAFYEALNSNDISAAMKLFDPNIERVEFEDLPTGGTYRGLDEMRAHITSGRSTWAEGSCQPERYLVSGNKVVVFVHVRVRLKNKTEWIDGRVADVFVFRDDKIVKMRSYLKNEQALEWAGVKDASN; encoded by the coding sequence ATGTCGACACACCCAAGTTCAATGCAGACGCCCGAGGTTGAAACTGTCAGAGCCTTTTATGAAGCACTCAACAGCAATGATATATCTGCAGCTATGAAACTCTTTGATCCGAATATTGAGCGCGTCGAATTCGAAGATTTGCCAACGGGTGGAACTTATCGTGGACTTGACGAAATGAGGGCGCATATTACCTCGGGCCGTTCAACCTGGGCCGAGGGTAGCTGTCAGCCCGAGCGTTATCTCGTCTCGGGCAACAAGGTCGTTGTATTTGTGCATGTTCGCGTAAGGTTGAAAAATAAAACAGAATGGATCGACGGGCGCGTTGCCGATGTTTTCGTTTTCCGAGACGACAAGATCGTTAAAATGCGTTCTTACTTAAAAAACGAACAGGCCTTAGAGTGGGCTGGGGTCAAAGACGCTTCGAATTAG
- a CDS encoding AAA family ATPase, with protein MFKVTDFTLAMGIKGSGKTYLSRKVQSFFPKVVVIDTMNEYHDGLVFSDFDSFCETLLEFKKNRKKVFRLIFKFSPETKNKAVIFDNLLRILFKCGNLCIVIEEIHMYSSPHKLPQWLENCVLIGRHQNLSMVFTSQRPGEINKTILSQCQHVFCGRAFEKNDIDYQKSFLGVFANNLKTMKKRMFIYFSPDRETLLLMDNDLKTGLELKEDTSDP; from the coding sequence ATGTTTAAAGTGACCGACTTTACCCTTGCGATGGGCATTAAAGGAAGCGGCAAGACTTACCTTTCAAGGAAGGTTCAAAGTTTTTTCCCAAAAGTCGTAGTCATTGATACCATGAACGAGTATCACGACGGCCTTGTTTTTAGTGATTTTGATAGTTTTTGCGAAACTCTCTTAGAGTTTAAGAAAAATCGAAAAAAGGTTTTTCGGTTAATTTTTAAGTTTTCGCCTGAAACAAAAAATAAGGCGGTTATTTTTGATAACCTTTTAAGAATACTCTTTAAGTGCGGCAATCTCTGTATTGTGATCGAAGAGATACACATGTACTCGTCACCGCACAAGCTCCCTCAATGGCTTGAAAACTGCGTCCTTATTGGGAGACATCAAAATCTTTCAATGGTTTTCACATCACAAAGACCGGGCGAAATTAACAAAACAATCCTCTCTCAATGCCAACACGTTTTTTGCGGGCGGGCTTTTGAGAAAAACGATATTGATTATCAAAAATCATTTTTAGGGGTTTTTGCAAATAACCTAAAAACTATGAAAAAAAGGATGTTCATTTATTTTTCGCCGGACAGAGAAACTCTGCTTTTGATGGACAATGATTTAAAAACAGGACTTGAATTAAAAGAAGACACTTCCGACCCTTAA
- a CDS encoding STAS/SEC14 domain-containing protein: protein MVELLENFPSYVVAYKASGIVDADEYKKIVMKRVDEVAQKYDAINLIVRLETGMQNYTLNALLDYLKISFKHIRRWNRMAIVSDQKTVRLFYDALSPLVPGKVQGFTLDDYDKAAAWVSEPFLTDENRMNSPKP, encoded by the coding sequence ATGGTAGAGCTACTCGAAAATTTTCCGTCCTATGTCGTCGCTTATAAAGCCTCTGGAATTGTCGATGCGGATGAATACAAAAAAATCGTGATGAAGAGGGTGGACGAGGTGGCTCAGAAGTATGATGCCATCAATCTGATTGTACGCTTAGAAACAGGAATGCAGAACTACACTCTGAATGCTCTGCTGGATTATCTAAAAATCAGCTTCAAACATATTCGTCGCTGGAATCGTATGGCGATTGTTTCTGACCAAAAGACGGTGCGCCTTTTCTACGATGCCTTAAGTCCTTTGGTGCCAGGAAAAGTGCAGGGCTTTACCTTAGATGATTACGATAAAGCGGCCGCATGGGTTTCAGAGCCATTCCTTACGGACGAAAATAGAATGAACAGCCCTAAACCATAA